In Larimichthys crocea isolate SSNF chromosome VI, L_crocea_2.0, whole genome shotgun sequence, one genomic interval encodes:
- the espl1 gene encoding separin translates to MKCLKVDEYIRRTASVEETELLLQELKSYVKSPPGLQGRTLCDRVIRACNHHLGAGSPDSDHVGHLVQLVEVSLHGYDVSAAVIAQSTPLYMEKIIFHIVKKLSSLEAQSLCSHVAGLLYSRLTPPQQAEDYCVLVRSCFSVLWNGLSATKDRKIVNPRDKLHCQMQALSFLLLLDAESASTPISKAPIYTEDAITEFESSCGAKTKDDADFLLQEMCALFKRCWSEGCKGDTPKQSAETSGLYVLSEMVLIVLKVLCKAGHYDPASTLVNEIESRIRDHADCRCTVAVLGKWAVKIHSTMKAGGESGQALTECARALRSLPAVLGDQEAHAVLEGCGLVVWAVESGHSKGLSGSVLLAWFSFLEEHQERILKMLKKNLTGQAEGGRLQQALCFSIYQGFVFAYESMLASQLEDDDTLDRVLLYCQATAGQMMTELRKLSSENFLVKAVIAVSNLACGLYNRRLYDQAFMLVEILCRDLCKSCPASLSVDRLSRPFMLAVQTSRRAGQLERALDWVILWLKALGDKITTHMAEPVSLWVKTKTDAARNSEEDVRLRTLHDGFGPDVPDERVMLCLLEEELRAYKEVAGDTAQERYNTLCDLLDICHEESTHTHLRAVYLCEMAQVVCYQDFSEQTDCTAVDFVHEALRLLEEEAETPENADRLKDDKAHALLWLYICTLEKNLQEAIERDKKQRELREQMRCVSNPIGTNDFDYEDKQKTQDSIQVYEGLHFNLGAENKLCKPLERALDEWSALLQCRALPLLRNPKQTCSAIAVMAALFKLMGKPLKALEAYQLAIGLSRHLADAHGSASALCQSASILLDMGMPELALAQLEQAEKFVASDCTAEGPSSLSMMAILLKAQYCYSTGQVDLGVPYLCDVLKEVNEQRQSKSWYLLRARTLQICSSYLGLDTAALPQVQRGRITQHGIKSSDTALYESLKLLCSLLLTLVGKGLYGSNGGSSDVRFIDQGDNLVMKWQLLSELLNCSVKMVAVRSNCGAINDARLQCLEALKLAIKLQALSRCAELLVIKAELELMQGEREESGIDLDKVRNLLELCTDFSDQVQKAEVKIKPRKGRPAQKSQSPLPTIEDDFKGILSTRWSAKEPVVRDLASSPPLKAQPRRWLSSLAHDCDCQCPCCSEPCLGRATARWATTQADLVLQLDPNEARVSFKLQWATLARCKSVSAKLGAKLAKLFPPCGSAKGFTKPALMQDLVGRVYLRMALFGLEPRHEKICGIWKILEAGLAFVESTPSPVLRPIKAGLIATKAIVSLVTLAAKKGCTPEELFSDVWTWNAPKVDEELKSEQKIALPSSLLKKPKNADVPDKTKEAKKVKVVKPKIQVTSSSTKAKGLVPMTPVTVKSKTSIRELGSFDFNTVVPTLACTPVHKVKAPASVQKAQRTASKLQFHVYEEVSPTQDKARPVPAAPRRTKKSRFKVEFSDESDTEANTQTEPKESTDVPKKRTTTRRAAQNSKTAPDPPAEKIPPKRQTRAKKSTALARVTSSDDDETLAVKAASTRRGRSRKELSNAEADSVEEPDKMRAIEEETTEVLDISIEQLRTSDTETEDNSASSKDIDVDFEVLRRDMCRDLERDDLFELRSRGHPREGPQTHLSQPDTRPDNLSLEDVQSLLRSAWLTVQHFPSPTIYTTLCGLLALTMGQQDPITTAMLHALSLGITSRHRTIRHLASCLKKLKKASNELADKMDALSLDEPSEPKTCTEQMLSQLENIFSFPTADSSTFPKSHCQEFIQHVQHLPEGVTVCVMSVLGLKPGEMGDSIILSRLEKGSAPVTIHIPTSKQQHPISWLVQEIDGIQVEQKAVSCVSEKAKWWEGRRALDSRVERMLKEMEGLLGCWKSFLLPLSLDPELSKQAQHLCKSLSAKGVTVSEEMLKAMLSASPALSQEDLKRFALGVSPQWDLECDQLLHAAVSHLADRNEPNGHVVLILDKYLQKLPWESISILRSHSVSRMPSLHSLIGLSIQRETDSKSILKQGVDTKQVFYVLDPDANLGNSQDRFKEWFSSKLDWDGVCGAAPDSGQLEEAVATKDLYIYVGHGAGARFLDSQAVLKRQMRAASLLFGCSSAALAVRGDQEGQGIILNYLIAGCPFVLGNLWDVTDRDIDRFTKALLESWLSAGSGAPLLDYMGPSRQATHLKHLIGAAPVVYGLPIYLL, encoded by the exons ATGAAGTGTCTGAAGGTGGACGAGTACATCAGGAGGACAGCTTCAGTGGAGGAGACGGAGCTTCTGCTCCAAGAGCTGAAG AGTTATGTAAAAAGTCCACCAGGCCTCCAGGGTCGCACGCTGTGTGACAGGGTCATCCGAGCCTGTAACCATCACCTTGGAGCTGGCTCTCCTGACTCTGACCATGTCGGTCACTTGGTGCAGCTGGTGGAGGTTTCCCTACATGGCTACGATGTCTCTGCGGCAGTCATTGCTCAGAGCACACCTCTGTACATGGAAAAGATCATTTTCCATATTGTCAAGAAGCTAAGCTCCCTAGAAGCTCAAAGTCTATGCAGCCATGTCGCTGGGTTGCTTTACAGCAGGCTTACCCCACCCCAACAG GCTGAGGACTACTGTGTTCTGGTGCGGAGCTGCTTCTCGGTGCTTTGGAACGGATTATCTGCCACCAAAGACCGGAAGATTGTAAACCCCCGCGACAAACTCCACTGCCAGATGCAAGCTCTGAGCTTCCTCCTGTTGTTGGACGCAGAAAGCGCATCGACCCCCATCTCCAAAGCTCCCATATACACAGAGGACGCCATCACTGAATTTGAGAGTAGCTGTGGAGCGAAGACCAAGGACGACGctgattttcttcttcaggAAATGTGCGCCCTTTTCAAGAGATGCTGGAGTGAAGGCTGTAAGGGGGACACACCTAAGCAATCTGCTGAGACATCAGGTTTATATGTGCTTTCTGAAATGGTGCTGATTGTACTGAAGGTGCTTTGTAAGGCTGGCCACTATGATCCAGCTTCCACCCTCGTGAATGAAATTGAGAGTAGGATCAGAGACCACGCCGACTGTCGGTGCACGGTTGCAGTGCTCGGCAAATGGGCGGTAAAAATTCATTCTACGATGAAGGCTGGTGGGGAGAGTGGCCAAGCTTTGACAGAGTGTGCCAGGGCCTTGAGGTCTCTTCCGGCAGTCCTGGGGGACCAGGAAGCTCATGCGGTCCTGGAAGGTTGCGGGCTGGTCGTGTGGGCTGTGGAAAGTGGCCACAGCAAAGGACTGAGTGGATCTGTGCTCCTGGcttggttttcttttcttgaggAGCACCAGGAACGGATATTAAAGATGTTAAAGAAG AACTTGACAGGCCAGGCTGAAGGCGGCAGACTGCAGCAGGCTCTGTGCTTCAGTATTTACCAAGGCTTCGTATTTGCTTACGAGAGCATGCTCGCATCGCAG ctGGAGGACGACGACACACTTGACAGGGTGCTGCTGTACTGCCAGGCCACAGCTGGACAGATGATGACTGAACTGCGTAAACTGTCGAGTGAAAACTTTCTCGTCAAAGCAG tgaTTGCTGTGAGTAACTTAGCTTGTGGATTGTACAACCGCCGTCTCTATGACCAGGCCTTCATGCTAGTTGAGATCCTCTGCAGGGATCTATGCAAGAGTTGCCCTGCCTCGCTCTCCGTCGATAGG TTGAGCCGGCCCTTCATGCTGGCTGTGCAGACATCTCGACGGGCCGGACAACTGGAACGAGCGTTAGATTGGGTGATCCTGTGGCTGAAGGCTTTGGGGGACAAAATCACTACTCATATGGCCGAACCGGTCTCTCTCTGGGTGAAAACGAAGACCGACGCAGCCCGTAATTCTGAGGAGGACGTCCGTCTCCG GACATTACACGATGGTTTTGGTCCAGACGTCCCTGATGAGAGAGTAATGCTTTGCCTTTTGGAGGAAGAGCTGCGTGCCTATAAGGAGGTGGCAGGAGACACAGCCCAGGAGCGTTACAACACACTTTGTGATCTGTTGGACATCTGTCATGAGGAGAGCACCCACACCCATTTACGTGCTGTGTACCTCTGTGAAATGGCCCAAGTTGTGTGTTATCAGGATTTCAGTGAACAAACTGACTG CACGGCAGTGGATTTTGTTCATGAAGCTTTGCGGCTGcttgaagaagaagcagagactCCAGAGAAtgctgacagactgaaggatgACAAGGCCCATGCTTTGCTTTGGCTCTATATCTGCACTCTTGAGAAGAATCTTCAGGAG GCCAtcgaaagagacaaaaaacagcgAGAGTTGCGCGAGCAGATGCGTTGTGTGTCCAACCCCATAGGAACCAATGACTTTGATTACGAAGACAAGCAGAAGACACAAGACAGCATACAGGTGTACGAAGGCCTGCATTTCAACCTGGGCGCAGAGAACA agcTGTGCAAGCCTTTGGAACGAGCCCTGGATGAGTGGTCCGCTCTTCTGCAGTGTCGAGCGCTGCCTTTGCTCAGAAACCCCAAACAGACCTGTAGCGCCATTGCCGTGATGGCGGCTCTTTTCAAACTTATGGGAAAG CCTCTGAAGGCTTTGGAAGCTTACCAACTTGCGATTGGACTTTCACGTCACCTTGCCGATGCCCACGGAAGTGCCAGCGCCCTCTGTCAATCAGCCAGCATTCTTCTGGACATGGGCATGCCCGAACTGGCTTTG GCACAGCTCGAGCAAGCAGAAAAGTTCGTCGCCTCAGACTGCACTGCCGAGGGaccttcttctctctctatgATGGCCATTCTGCTGAAAGCTCAGTACTGTTACAGCACAGGACAG GTGGATCTTGGGGTGCCTTATCTGTGCGACGTGCTTAAAGAAGTGAACGAGCAGAGGCAGTCAAAGAGCTGGTACCTGCTGCGTGCTCGGACCCTCCAGATCTGCAGTTCTTATCTGGGTTTGGACACGGCCGCACTGCCTCAAGTCCAGCGGGGCCGTATCACACAGCATG gtatAAAAAGTTCAGACACTGCCCTGTACGAAAGTCTGAAGCTTCTCTGCAGCCTGCTGCTCACTTTAGTGGGGAAGGGCCTATACGGATCGAACGGCGGCAGCTCAGACGTGCGCTTCATCGACCAAG GCGATAACCTGGTGATGAAGTGGCAGCTACTCTCAGAGCTGTTGAACTGCTCTGTGAAGATGGTAGCTGTGAGGAGCAACTGCGGGGCCATCAACGATGCCAGGCTGCAATGCCTAGAAGCACTTAAACTAGCCATCAAGCTGCAAGCACTCAGCCG atgcgCTGAGCTGCTGGTGATCAAAGCTGAGCTGGAGCTGAtgcagggggagagagaggaaagtggaATCGATTTAGACAAAGTCAGAAACCTTCTGGAGCTTTGCACAG ATTTCTCCGATCAGGTGCAGAAGGCGGAGGTGAAAATCAAACCTCGGAAAGGTCGCCCAGCACAGAAATCTCAGTCTCCCCTTCCGACCATAGAGGATGATTTCAAGGGCATCCTGAGCACTAGGTGGAGTGCCAAAGAACCTGTAGTGAGGGATCTTGCCAGTTCCCCGCCTCTTAAAGCTCAGCCTCGTCGCTGGTTGTCCTCCCTGGCCCATGACTGTGACTGCCAGTGCCCCTGTTGCTCCGAGCCCTGCCTGGGCCGTGCCACTGCTCGCTGGGCAACTACACAGGCTGATCTGGTTCTCCAGCTGGATCCCAATGAAGCCAGAGTCAGTTTTAAACTTCAGTGGGCAACTTTAGCTCGCTGTAAGAGTGTTTCTGCCAAACTTGGGGCAAAACTGGCTAAACTCTTCCCTCCCTGTGGCTCTGCCAAAGGTTTCACCAAACCCGCCCTGATGCAGGACTTAGTGGGCCGCGTGTACCTTCGCATGGCTCTGTTTGGTCTAGAACCAAGGCATGAAAAGATCTGTGGTATATGGAAAATACTGGAGGCTGGCTTAGCATTTGTTGAGTCCACACCCTCTCCTGTGCTAAGACCTATCAAAGCAGGCTTAATCGCAACCAAAGCCATAGTGTCATTGGTTACCTTGGCTGCCAAAAAGGGATGCACCCCAGAGGAGCTCTTCTCAGATGTTTGGACTTGGAATGCACCAAAAGTGGATGAAGAGCTGAAATCAGAACAGAAAATAGCGCTTCCCTCGTCTTTGCTCAAGAAACCTAAAAACGCAGACGTTCCCGACAAAACAAAAGAGGCGAAGAAGGTCAAGGTTGTCAAGCCCAAGATTCAAGTGACGAGCTCCTCGACCAAAGCAAAGGGACTGGTTCCTATGACACCAGTGACGGTTAAGTCAAAGACCTCTATCAGGGAGCTCGGCTCTTTTGACTTTAACACAGTGGTACCTACTTTGGCCTGTACTCCTGTTCACAAAGTAAAAGCCCCTGCCTCAGTGCAGAAAGCACAGAGGACTGCTTCCAAGCTACAGTTTCATGTGTATGAAGAGGTGTCACCGACCCAAGACAAAGCCCGACCCGTGCCTGCTGCCCCCAGACGCACCAAGAAATCACGTTTCAAA GTGGAGTTTAGCGACGAGAGTGACACAGAAGCCAATACACAGACAGAGCCCAAAGAAAGCACAGACGTCCCTAAAAAGCGAACCACCACAAGAAGAGCTGcccaaaacagtaaaacagcCCCAGACCCGCCTGCAGAGAAGATCCCACCTAAGAGGCAGACAAGGGCTAAGAAGAGCACTGCGTTGGCTCGGGTAACCTCCTCTGACGACGACGAGACTTTAGCGGTTAAAGCTGCCTCgacgagaagaggaagaagcagaaAGGAGCTGTCCAATGCGGAGGCAGATTCAGTCGAGGAGCCAGACAAGATGAGGGCCATCGAGGAGGAAACCACAGAAGTTCTGGATATAAGCATTGAGCAGCTTAGGACGTCGGACACTGAGACTGAAGACAATTCTGCTTCAAGCAAAGACATCG ACGTAGATTTTGAGGTGTTGCGGAGGGATATGTGCCGTGATTTGGAGAGAGACGACTTGTTCGAACTGAGGAGCAGAGGTCATCCGAGAGAAGGTCCACAAACCCACCTGTCTCAACCAGACACCAGGCCAG ACAATCTTTCTCTGGAGGACGTTCAGTCATTGCTCCGCTCCGCCTGGTTGACCGTTCAGCACTTCCCGTCCCCGACCATCTACACGACCCTCTGTGGTCTTCTGGCTCTTACTATGGGACAGCAGGACCCAATAACTACAGCGATGCTGCACGCCCTGTCCTTGGGCATTACAAGTCGGCATCGCACAATCAGGCATTTAGCCAGTTGTCTCAA AAAGCTCAAAAAGGCGTCCAATGAGCTAGCAGACAAGATGGATGCTCTGAGTCTAGATGAGCCAAGCGAGCCTAAGACCTGTACCGAACAGATGTTGTCACAGCTGGAGAACATTTTCTCCTTTCCGACAGCTGACTCCTCCACCTTCCCCAAGAGCCACTGTCAAGAGTTTATCCAGCACGTTCAACACCTTCCCGaag GGGTGacggtgtgtgtgatgtctgtgCTTGGACTAAAACCTGGTGAGATGGGTGACAGCATCATACTGTCCCGCCTCGAGAAGGGGTCTGCCCCGGTCACTATTCACATCCCAACCTCTAAACAGCAG CACCCAATTAGTTGGCTGGTGCAGGAGATAGATGGTATTCAGGTGGAGCAGAAGGCTGTGAGCTGTGTGTCTGAGAAAGCCAAGTGGTGGGAGGGCCGCAGGGCGCTCGACTCTCGAGTTGAG CGAATGTTGAAGGAGATGGAGGGATTGCTGGGATGCTGGAAGAGCTTTCTTCTACCTCTTTCATTGGATCCCGAGCTCTCCAAACAGGCCCAGCACCTTTGCAAGTCCTTATCTGCAAAGGGAGTGACAGTCAGTGAGGAGATGttgaag GCCATGCTGTCTGCCTCTCCTGCGCTCTCCCAAGAAGACCTGAAAAGATTTGCTCTGGGAGTTTCTCCACAGTGGGATTTGGAGTGTGACCAGCTTCTCCATGCAGCGGTGTCTCACCTCGCCGACAGGAATGAGCCTAACGGTCACGTGGTTCTCATCCTGGACAAG TACCTTCAAAAGTTGCCATGGGAGAGCATCTCCATCTTAAGATCTCATTCTGTCAGTCGGATGCCTTCTCTGCACTCACTAATCGGACTGAGCATTCAGAGAGAG ACTGACTCTAAGTCCATCCTGAAGCAAGGTGTGGATACGAAACAGGTGTTTTACGTGCTGGACCCTGACGCCAATTTAGGAAACTCTCAAGACCGATTCAAGGAATGGTTCAGCAG TAAACTAGATTGGGACGGTGTGTGTGGCGCAGCTCCTGACTCGGGCCAGCTGGAAGAAGCTGTTGCGACTAAGGATCTGTACAT TTATGTGGGTCACGGTGCAGGCGCCCGTTTCCTCGACAGCCAGGCGGTCCTGAAACGGCAGATGAGAGCAGCCTCGCTGCtctttggctgcagcagtgcCGCTTTGGCAGTGCGCGGGGATCAGGAAGGACAAGGCATCATCCTCAACTACCTCATAGCAGGATG